The Bradyrhizobium ottawaense genome window below encodes:
- a CDS encoding carbonic anhydrase, protein MNRRHALKALAGLALCPLCKPAFAAEGAHWSYEGVGGPAKWGDLDAANKACAVGLQQSPIDIEGTIKSQLPVLKLNWGKSADTIVNNGHTIQLNFAEGSTLMLGDVKYKLLQVHFHRPSEHMIGGKNFPMEAHFVHRNEAGGLAVVGVLMAEGRPNPAFGKIVKTMPAAEGPAVKADAGIDPHAMLPPRLSYFRYPGSLTTPPCSEVVEWLLLTTPIQVSAAEVAAFAKLYPMNARPVQKDNRRYVLRSA, encoded by the coding sequence ATGAATCGCCGTCACGCATTGAAGGCTCTGGCGGGTCTTGCGCTTTGTCCGCTCTGCAAGCCGGCCTTCGCCGCCGAAGGCGCGCATTGGAGCTATGAGGGCGTCGGCGGCCCGGCCAAATGGGGCGATCTCGATGCGGCCAACAAGGCCTGCGCGGTCGGCCTGCAGCAATCGCCGATCGACATCGAGGGGACGATCAAGTCGCAATTGCCGGTTCTGAAGCTGAACTGGGGCAAGAGCGCCGACACCATCGTCAACAACGGACACACGATCCAGCTCAACTTCGCCGAAGGCAGCACGTTGATGCTCGGCGACGTCAAGTACAAGCTGCTCCAGGTGCACTTCCACCGGCCGAGCGAGCACATGATCGGCGGCAAGAATTTCCCGATGGAGGCGCATTTCGTCCATCGCAACGAAGCCGGCGGCCTCGCCGTGGTCGGCGTGCTGATGGCCGAGGGCAGGCCGAACCCGGCCTTCGGCAAGATCGTCAAGACCATGCCGGCGGCGGAAGGCCCCGCGGTGAAAGCGGATGCGGGCATCGATCCTCACGCCATGCTGCCACCGAGGCTCAGCTACTTCCGCTATCCCGGCTCGCTGACGACGCCGCCCTGTTCGGAAGTGGTCGAATGGCTGCTGCTGACCACCCCGATTCAGGTGTCGGCCGCCGAGGTCGCCGCGTTCGCAAAGCTCTATCCGATGAACGCGCGCCCGGTGCAGAAGGATAACAGGCGCTACGTATTGCGCTCGGCCTGA
- a CDS encoding quinone-dependent dihydroorotate dehydrogenase, translating into MIRAFDAFSLPVLRWLDPEDAHRLAIQGLRFLPPVKPRADDPKLAMRAFGLNFPNPIGMAAGFDKSAEVPDALLRLGFGFVEIGSVTPKPQSGNPRPRLFRLERDEAVINRMGFNNDGADVALRRLAARAQHGGIVGVNVGANKDSPDRVADYVKLIETFAPVASYFTVNVSSPNTPGLRNLQEGALLDDLLARVIDARERVRQKAGDTPVLLKIAPDLSLAQLDDVVQVARSRRVDGMIVSNTTIARPSTLREEMRAKEQGGLSGRPLFRLSTRMVAETYVRVEGAFPLIGVGGVDSGGAALTKIRAGASLIQLYSSLIYKGLGLVDEIKRDLTSTLLRTGRDSLSEIVGADAATLTAEDWPGM; encoded by the coding sequence GTGATCCGCGCTTTCGACGCCTTTTCGCTGCCGGTGCTGCGCTGGCTCGATCCGGAAGACGCCCATCGCCTCGCGATCCAGGGCCTGCGCTTCCTGCCGCCGGTCAAGCCGCGCGCTGACGATCCCAAGCTCGCGATGCGCGCCTTCGGGCTCAACTTTCCCAATCCGATCGGCATGGCCGCGGGCTTCGACAAGAGCGCCGAGGTGCCGGACGCATTGCTGCGGCTCGGCTTCGGCTTCGTCGAGATCGGCTCGGTGACGCCGAAGCCGCAGAGCGGCAATCCGCGGCCGCGGCTGTTTCGTTTGGAGCGCGACGAGGCCGTCATCAACCGCATGGGGTTCAACAATGACGGCGCCGACGTCGCCTTGCGCCGGCTGGCCGCGCGCGCGCAGCACGGCGGCATCGTCGGCGTCAATGTCGGCGCCAACAAGGATTCGCCGGACCGCGTCGCCGATTACGTCAAGCTGATCGAGACCTTTGCGCCGGTCGCGAGCTATTTCACCGTCAACGTCTCCTCGCCGAACACGCCAGGCCTGCGCAATTTGCAGGAAGGCGCCCTGCTCGACGATCTCCTCGCAAGGGTGATCGACGCGCGCGAGCGTGTCAGGCAGAAGGCCGGCGACACGCCGGTGCTGCTCAAGATCGCGCCGGATCTGAGCCTCGCCCAGCTCGACGACGTCGTGCAGGTGGCGCGTTCGCGCCGGGTCGACGGCATGATCGTGTCGAACACGACGATCGCGCGGCCGAGCACGCTGCGGGAGGAGATGCGCGCCAAGGAGCAAGGCGGCCTGTCCGGCCGGCCGCTGTTCCGCCTGTCGACGCGCATGGTCGCGGAAACCTATGTGCGCGTCGAGGGCGCGTTCCCGCTGATCGGCGTCGGCGGCGTGGATTCGGGCGGTGCCGCGCTGACGAAGATCCGCGCCGGCGCGAGCCTGATCCAGCTCTATTCGTCGCTGATCTACAAGGGCCTCGGCCTCGTCGACGAGATCAAGCGTGACCTCACCTCGACGCTGCTTCGCACCGGGCGGGATTCCCTGTCCGAGATCGTCGGCGCGGATGCGGCGACCCTCACGGCGGAAGACTGGCCGGGGATGTAA
- a CDS encoding ester cyclase has protein sequence MDGRCMFELAERLAIAKSRQDIPAALEVLHPDMVLETPAFGTRARGLAENQRILTRFFKSFPDYHVTLDGHANSADTLVCWGTARMTMTGDRFGAEPNGRRAELPVFIAFAFRDDKIANERFVFDLSELCAQSGVSTDVVRRKLFGEATQAA, from the coding sequence GTGGACGGCAGGTGCATGTTCGAGCTGGCGGAAAGGCTGGCAATCGCGAAGAGCCGGCAGGACATCCCAGCGGCGCTGGAGGTTCTGCATCCCGACATGGTGCTGGAGACGCCGGCCTTCGGCACCAGGGCGCGAGGCCTCGCCGAAAACCAGCGCATCCTGACGCGCTTCTTCAAGTCCTTCCCGGACTATCACGTCACCCTCGACGGCCACGCCAATTCCGCCGACACGCTGGTCTGCTGGGGCACCGCGCGGATGACGATGACGGGGGATCGCTTCGGGGCCGAGCCCAACGGGCGCCGCGCGGAGCTGCCCGTGTTCATCGCCTTCGCCTTTCGCGACGACAAGATCGCTAATGAGCGCTTCGTCTTCGATCTCTCCGAGCTCTGCGCCCAATCCGGCGTTTCGACCGACGTGGTCAGGCGCAAGCTGTTCGGCGAAGCCACGCAGGCAGCGTAG
- a CDS encoding TetR/AcrR family transcriptional regulator: MRAKDPPRSRREEYSEATRQALLDAGREAFAANGFQAAGMEAISRAARVTRGAFYHHFADKKALFDAVVVAMQRDAAARIEAAARNERKIWDRLSAGIDAYLDACEEPDYARIVIQEAQAVLGEPRYREIEETYPTALLIATLRALKRDGELHADDVDLLSRMIDAMICKIGLLLPHADDSRKLRRNGQKIVAAVLETFRQKV, encoded by the coding sequence ATGCGGGCAAAGGATCCTCCGAGAAGTCGTCGGGAAGAGTACAGCGAGGCCACCAGGCAGGCGCTGCTCGATGCCGGCCGCGAGGCGTTTGCCGCCAATGGATTTCAGGCGGCGGGCATGGAGGCGATCTCGCGGGCGGCGCGGGTCACGCGCGGCGCGTTCTACCATCACTTCGCGGACAAGAAGGCGCTGTTTGACGCCGTCGTAGTCGCCATGCAGCGCGACGCGGCCGCCAGAATCGAGGCCGCGGCGCGCAATGAGCGCAAGATCTGGGATCGTCTCAGCGCCGGCATCGACGCCTATCTCGACGCCTGCGAAGAGCCGGACTACGCGCGCATCGTCATCCAGGAAGCGCAAGCCGTGCTCGGCGAGCCGCGCTATCGCGAGATCGAGGAGACCTATCCGACCGCGCTCCTGATCGCGACCCTGCGGGCGCTGAAGCGCGATGGCGAGTTGCACGCGGACGATGTCGATCTGCTCAGCCGGATGATCGACGCCATGATCTGCAAGATCGGATTGCTGCTGCCCCACGCCGACGATTCCAGGAAGCTGCGCAGAAACGGACAGAAGATCGTCGCCGCCGTGCTGGAGACCTTTCGCCAGAAGGTCTGA
- a CDS encoding MATE family efflux transporter, producing MHAPVHPKVGTREVFAIAGPAMVANLTTPLIGIVSTTAIGRLDDAALLGGVAMASVIFDCLFWLFGFLRMSTLAFTAQSLGAGDTREPTAILARGFIVAGLIGAALIVLQLPLAALLFDLMGGSEGVTQAAKTYFKIRIWSSPFALANYVILGWLIGQARANSALMLQVVINLVNMAATILLVLVYDTGIAGAAIAALLSEAVGFALGVIVCRHYADGGFSVPYATLLDRDKLLRLLAVNIDILIRTAALIAVFLFFTAKGAQAGDVTLAANSVLNNFLLVSAFFLDGLANAAQQLCGRAVGARDARGFADSTRLVLLWGLGFALVVSGLFALLGPHLIDFMTASDDVRRAAREFLPFVVLAPIPGVFAFGFDGIYIGATWAREMRNLMLASLLIFLAAWWALQPLGNAGLWCALMASYLSRGGLQAARYPAQFRATFSKS from the coding sequence ACCACGGCGATCGGCCGTCTCGACGATGCCGCGCTGCTTGGCGGCGTGGCGATGGCCTCGGTGATCTTCGACTGCCTGTTCTGGCTGTTCGGCTTCCTGCGGATGAGCACGCTCGCCTTCACCGCGCAATCGCTGGGCGCGGGTGACACGCGCGAGCCGACCGCGATCCTGGCGCGCGGCTTCATCGTTGCCGGCCTGATCGGCGCCGCGCTGATCGTGCTGCAACTGCCGCTGGCCGCTTTGCTGTTCGACCTCATGGGCGGCAGCGAAGGTGTGACGCAGGCGGCGAAGACCTACTTCAAGATCCGGATCTGGTCGTCGCCGTTCGCGCTCGCCAATTACGTCATCCTCGGTTGGCTGATCGGCCAGGCCCGCGCCAATTCAGCCTTGATGCTTCAGGTCGTCATCAACCTCGTCAACATGGCGGCGACGATCCTGCTGGTGCTGGTCTACGACACCGGCATCGCCGGTGCCGCGATCGCCGCGCTGTTGTCGGAAGCGGTCGGGTTCGCCCTCGGCGTGATCGTCTGCCGCCATTATGCCGATGGCGGCTTCTCCGTGCCGTACGCGACCCTGCTCGACCGCGACAAGCTGTTGCGGTTGCTGGCGGTGAACATCGACATCCTGATCCGCACCGCGGCGCTGATCGCCGTATTCCTGTTCTTCACCGCCAAGGGCGCGCAGGCCGGCGACGTCACGCTGGCCGCCAACTCGGTACTCAACAATTTCCTGCTTGTCAGCGCTTTCTTCCTCGACGGTCTCGCCAACGCAGCGCAGCAGCTCTGCGGCCGCGCTGTTGGCGCGCGCGATGCAAGGGGCTTTGCGGATTCGACCCGGCTGGTGCTGCTATGGGGCCTCGGCTTCGCGCTGGTGGTGTCGGGACTGTTCGCGCTGCTCGGGCCGCATTTGATCGATTTCATGACGGCGAGTGACGACGTCCGCCGTGCCGCGCGCGAATTCCTGCCGTTCGTCGTGCTCGCGCCGATCCCCGGGGTATTCGCCTTCGGCTTCGACGGCATCTATATCGGCGCGACCTGGGCGCGCGAGATGCGCAACCTGATGCTGGCTTCGCTGCTGATCTTCCTCGCCGCCTGGTGGGCGCTGCAGCCGCTCGGCAATGCCGGACTGTGGTGCGCGCTGATGGCTTCCTACCTCTCGCGCGGTGGCTTGCAGGCCGCACGCTATCCGGCGCAGTTCCGGGCGACGTTCTCGAAATCATAG
- a CDS encoding S24 family peptidase, with protein MVRQAKAQRILTHDQIWVALDRLAARAGLSPSGLAKRAGLDPTTFNRSKRVTSDGRERWPSTESIAKALAAADSSIESFARLIDDEAGDGRSVPLLGFALAGASGAFDEAGLPSGKGWTETALPTEDSHTFALEISGDALLPAYRDGDLILVSPGAPIRKGDRVVVKTKGGEVVVATLGRRTAKALELQSFDASQAGRTMAASDVAWIARIMWARQ; from the coding sequence ATGGTCAGACAGGCCAAAGCGCAGAGGATACTGACGCACGACCAGATCTGGGTCGCCCTGGATCGGCTGGCGGCGCGCGCCGGTCTGTCGCCGTCCGGCCTTGCCAAGCGCGCCGGGCTCGATCCCACCACCTTCAACAGGTCCAAGCGCGTCACCTCCGACGGCCGCGAGCGCTGGCCCTCGACCGAATCGATCGCAAAGGCACTGGCCGCAGCCGACTCCTCGATCGAGAGCTTTGCGCGGCTGATCGACGATGAGGCCGGCGACGGTCGCTCGGTACCGCTGCTCGGCTTCGCGCTGGCCGGCGCGAGCGGCGCTTTCGATGAGGCCGGCCTTCCATCCGGCAAGGGCTGGACCGAAACCGCGCTTCCCACCGAGGACAGCCACACCTTTGCGCTGGAGATTTCCGGCGATGCGCTGCTCCCTGCCTATCGCGACGGCGACCTCATCCTGGTCTCACCCGGCGCACCGATCCGCAAAGGCGACCGCGTGGTGGTGAAGACCAAAGGGGGCGAGGTGGTGGTCGCGACGCTCGGGCGCCGCACCGCGAAGGCGCTGGAGCTTCAGTCGTTCGATGCGTCGCAGGCCGGGCGCACGATGGCGGCGAGCGACGTAGCGTGGATCGCGCGCATCATGTGGGCGAGGCAGTGA
- a CDS encoding DUF952 domain-containing protein, with translation MVKIYKICPASAWREAERQGVYRGSADDARDGFIHFSTAAQVPETLRKHYVGQRALFLVEVDGDALGSELRWERSRNDELFPHLYGELDLGAVLSVMNLNIRSDGGHDTPELLP, from the coding sequence GTGGTCAAGATCTACAAAATCTGTCCGGCCTCGGCCTGGCGCGAGGCGGAACGGCAAGGTGTCTACCGGGGCAGCGCGGACGATGCGCGCGACGGCTTCATCCATTTCTCCACCGCTGCCCAGGTTCCCGAGACCTTGCGCAAGCACTATGTCGGACAGCGCGCGCTGTTCCTGGTCGAGGTCGATGGCGACGCACTCGGCAGCGAGTTGCGCTGGGAGCGCTCGCGCAATGACGAGCTGTTTCCACATCTCTATGGCGAGCTCGACCTCGGCGCGGTGCTGTCGGTGATGAACCTCAACATCCGCTCGGACGGTGGCCACGACACTCCGGAGCTGCTACCGTGA
- a CDS encoding DUF3237 domain-containing protein produces the protein MADPRIKPVGDVATRLLFDIVVDLDPRINFGAGPIGQRVLFGAAKGSFEGPRLRGEVLRGGGDWALFRADGTMTLDVRLSLRTHDGELIYMTYGGRWVTPQSLRAEMADPARRTKVDPAGYYFRTNPLFETGSQTYAWLNDVVCVGKGYLVEGAVAYKIFEVL, from the coding sequence ATGGCCGATCCCCGCATCAAGCCCGTCGGTGACGTGGCGACCAGGCTTCTCTTCGACATCGTCGTCGACCTCGATCCGCGCATCAATTTCGGCGCCGGGCCGATCGGGCAGCGCGTGCTGTTCGGGGCGGCCAAGGGTTCGTTCGAAGGGCCGCGCCTGCGCGGTGAGGTGCTGCGGGGCGGTGGTGACTGGGCGTTATTCCGCGCCGATGGTACCATGACCCTCGATGTGCGCCTGTCGTTGCGGACGCATGATGGCGAGTTGATCTACATGACCTATGGCGGCCGCTGGGTGACGCCGCAGTCTTTGCGCGCCGAGATGGCGGATCCCGCGCGACGTACCAAGGTCGATCCCGCCGGATACTACTTCCGCACCAATCCGCTGTTCGAGACCGGCTCGCAAACCTATGCCTGGCTCAACGACGTCGTCTGCGTCGGCAAGGGCTACCTCGTCGAAGGTGCCGTCGCCTACAAGATCTTCGAAGTGCTGTGA